aaaaaattctcccaaagtgccaccaaataacaccatttttatctctatttttcaaaagctcgaacagcaggagggggacacccccctcctgaccacccccccgcaaaaatactccccaagtgctaccaaataacaccattttaatctctattttcaaaagctccaacggcaggagggggacatcccctcctgaccaccccccgcaaaaatactccccaagtgccaccaattaacaccattttaatctctatttttcaaaacctccaacggcaggagggggacaccccctcctgaccaccccccgcaaaaatactccccaagtgccaaataaaaccattttaatctctatttttcaaaagctccaacggcaggagggggacaccccctcctgacctccccccacaaaaatactccccaagtgccaccaaataacaccattgtaatctctatttttctaaagctccaacagcagcagggggacacccctctccgaATCCCCCCCCCctgtgaccgcttgcgtggccgcttgtggtgcttggcaccacatctttgccctctttatcttcagacagcgacgaactaaaaaaaattataaatctgaaaatttactctgaaaaaaaaaattgcacagctaatctcaattggaaaaaaaagtttcagaaatttacaatagtaaaaaaaaaaattcacaatttcattgtgaccacccccctcccaaggtctaatggtccatccctaaggtAAAAGTTGTTCACAGCTACACTCTGTAGCTAAGATTGAAAGTCTCCCCTCTCGCCCACTAGTTTTTAGCCTTTTCCAACCAGCCGCTGGCCTCCCAAGAATTACAAAAGCTACCCGCTGCTCTCTCCTCACAATGTTATCTGCCCTCCCAATCAGCAAACACAACTAAAAAACGGAATTCAACCCCTGCTTGTCCGCTGACCAGAAGAATAAAATTTCCCCTCCTGATGATTCCCCGCTAACCCTCTTGCCTTTATTTTTCGGGCAATTTTTTATTGGCTGCAGCCTCTAACATTTACTTCGTTGTAGTAAGGAAATAGTAAGAATGCATCAAAATAAAGCCTTGTTACCCCTGCAGTGTTTCTATAATTGACAaagaaaagtaacaattttggAAGTGCTTACCTATGAGACATTGCTTAACCTATACCTTGTACActaaatggccatatgaaataTACGATAGTTGACACATATTATATTTACTGCGTAATGAATCTGTATAAAAGTATAGGGCTGTAAATTATTACACTATATTCAGTTGGAGGGTCAATATCAACAGCCTTCTAATAAAATGTTGGTACTTGTTACCTATGAGACAGGGCATATAAGGCTATACCTTATACATTTGGGCTATATGACACAACATGTACGATACTTGACACAGTTTATCTAATTTCACTTAATGATTgatcaatttcaaaaaatcagatctGTTTAGGATTTATAGCATTGTATTTAAATGAAGTTTCAATTTCAATGACCTTAAAACTCATATCAGGGAGGTGTTTACCTATGAGATATTGCTTAGCCTATACATTGGTGGACCATGATGGAAAATATGCATATACTTGACACAAATTATATTGACTCTATGATGGATTTGTATCAAAGTAAGAACTATTTAGGATAGCACATCcattgtactatatttttaagttttaatttcaatagcaattcaaataaaaatgttggAAGTGTTTACCGATGAGATACAATTTACCCTATACATTACACATTGAAGGCTCAGTATGACACAAAATTGTTTAAACGTATGATTGTTTACATAGATTCTATATTTACTCCATAATGGGTTTGTATCAAGGTAAGATTTGTTTAGCATAATACATTTGGTACACTGTGTTTATTTGAAGTTGCAATACTATCAGCTTTCTGACAAAAATTTCGGAAGTGCTCACTTAAAGGGCATGGCTAACTCTGAGTACCCTATACATCCCAACCTTGTGCAAAACATATGACAGTTGACTCAAATTATTCTTACTCCACTGTTGACATTTACTAAAATATATCATTTGAGGTGTCAATGCAGAGAGTCTCATGATAGATATTTGAGAACCGATAAGCTATGTGATGTATAGCTTACTGATACTATGCTCCCATACTACACACAACATAGTATGCTTTGTATTGACAAGAACATCAACAACATACTATGTTTTGTGTGTTGATGATGTTCTTGTCAATAAAAAGCATGCATATATGTACAGGCAGCAGTAATTTGATTTTAGAGATGTAACTTAATTCTAGATTAAAATTCAGTGTAAATAAATCACAGGCAGTGATTGCAAACCAAATGCTCATTACAACATATATGTAATTAAAGGCATTCTAACTGTAACTGACAATTGTGTTTCAGGAACTGGTTTTTGTtgcatttgtcaacaatagttTCTAGGTGTACTTCGCACAGCGTATTGAAATACCTGGTACTCAGTTTGTTAACGTTGACTGTATATCTGTGTGACTCCTGCATTGTTAGTGTTGATAATAAAATTCAAGTCCAGACTTCAATtttagttttcaacaataactttTAATGCCCACAACACGCTGACAAGTTTCATTAAAGCTCCTGTAGCTGTAATTTGTTAACCtaaaaaaggctttctattttctctggttttctttaaattctacaaatttaaaacatatagtcttttactactgaaaaattggacaagtaaatttaaattttaaccgttattttgatttccctccatttttaaaaaatggtaatattacaaagaaaacaaagcatactATATGTCCCtgtgaaaaaatattcagtactatgcattatattggactattctgttgtttctgtgaagattccaatgaaTGTAGGCACgacgtacagtgtttttgctttatttgcatgagggcgccattttacgtttgggcaaacgtttattatttatctggctcaaaattgcacatgcagtcccagtggaGAGTTTATTTTACTTGtgtaaacacccctcaatgagtacattcccaatAACTTGTTtcagtttggaagtaaaatcacaaaaataatgctacaaGATACAGCCTATTGGGCCTTTAACAATGCAGGGTAAGAAGACCAAGAAATTGCATTCGATACATGGAAAAACGTACCCCAAAATGCCAAAAGTTAGGTAACTGTAGCTATTACACAAAgagcaaaaatatttcaatattaaattGCCTCAAGCAATAGTGCCGGGAAGGGGGTCATCAAATGTGTATTATTTTCTAAGGGACcatcaatttttttgagtgGGTAGGGGGAGGTTCTGTTCTTTTGACGGAGTTGCAGCAAGAATTTGCCGGCCACGCCCCTGGCTATAATAATTGAATACTCCCTAAGGCTCTTCGCCTATCGTTTTGCATGAGCATTAAGATAAGAAAAagttataatttttttacttgTTGATAGGTGTCATTGTGGACTTATACTGCTTTACACATTCGGGCGTCTTTGTCAAAAATGATCTGGATACAAGAACGTTCTAACAAAATGTTCAGGTCGTATCGATCTAGAATAATTCCCTAAGATACCCTCTTTGAAGCCTGTAAACGTTTGCAGTGATATTGATGGAAACGTATACGTGTCTGCCCTAATCGTTAGATTTCTTGGAGTGTGCTTTCTAGTTCCTTCGGTCTAAACAGCTAAGGTTAGCTGTAATAAAAACATCTGAGACTATGTTACTGACGCAGGGGTGAAGCGGTATCGTCTCACGATGGACACAGTACGTGACAGTGGATGTTCAGGTAGAAATAAACAGTCTATACCACTAATATATAAAACAAATtgtgaaatgtttttatttctaaatcatgcTTGCAAGTTCGTTCTGTGCTAAAACCTTGAGTCGAAGAATCAAGCAAACTCACTTTGCCAAACCGTCATGAGCGCTCGCCACAGACAtgataaatgtaattttttgtatatttccaattatttcccttttgtttGTAAAGCATAGTTTCTTGTACTCCAATAATCAGTCGAAATGCCGGGATATAATTCCTATTGTCATGTTCAATTTGAAAAAACAGCCTGTGGCTGTGTGTTACTTTTGATGTATAAGTTCAAAACTGAGTTTATTCAGTCCGTACTGGAATATATTATCAATAATAGTGTAGCAGTTTGTACAGCGTGTATGTATTGTATTTGCATGACCAACGTTTGTTATGTTTCCCAGTGTCTTTATCCGGGctgtcgtgcatatatgtcagtatcaaaatttacagcttgGAAACGTTTCCGCCCTCACAGTATTATTTAGTGCCGGCATTCTTCTTTCGGAACACCTAGAAGTAGCAAGAGAAAAAGTTATGTCACtattttatcatcattatcattaccaCAATTATCGATAAAATTATCATAAGGAACATACTTAATTTCTGTTCTGGACTTAGAACGTGATCCTCGATGAAGTCTCATGTAGTGCGACCCCTACAGTTGGTTGTGAGATCAAGTGAACATAATACAGAGTGGAGCGGTACATAAAGTAGCGACATGAATATGCATTCGCAAATCACGCTCtcgttagggactggacagaaattacagggggtgggccagTGTTTTCGAAACACCACTGCATCAAAAAttgtgacccttcaaaagttcttgctcaaaaattagtgaccctcccccttatccgtgaatgaaaataagtgaccctccccttttactcaaagcatttagtaaaaAGACATGTGATATGATGCAACAACAATAACCACTTCAGCTttattagggagccttcaggaATTACAGGTTGGggatgggccgggggaattccgTGCGCACCTGTACAGTAAAATGTGAACCTCTCCCCTATCcttgtgtctaaaatgtgaccctcccccttgtccggcattgtaaaacttgaccctccccaatcACTGCTGTATTCTCCCCGGgtataactgaaacagtatcagcgaATTTACATAACGACTagttcaattgttatgtaagttacgGACAGATATTACAGGAGAGAAGGCCGGGCCTGCCCTTTTCGGAGGGAGGgttgcaatttatcacgcaagcattTTGAAGGGTCCTGCATTTGCGGGATGGTCACCGTATTTTGCGCAACTATAAAGgagcaagatgtagctgatatACACATTGTAgtgcttcacccaaaaatatcaatatatgggagtctatcaggcaaactattgacaattttccaccACACAACAaactatatctgtacattatgtaaatgtgtaaatgtatatggaaataatgatacgtaacatataaacaaacatgcataaacgaacgaacaaataaacaaacagacaaacaaggAGCCCGAGTCCCCTCTGATTCCACAATACACCACGATGTATTGAAGCCCGCACAAACTTACGACGGCGGATTCGAATTCCCTAGCCAGCCTGCCAGCTTGCCCATGCTATATAGCGCCTCAGACCACGGGCGTAATTACGTCCATGCTCAGACCATACACACTAAAGTTTCCCTACTATCTATGCTCAGACGTGGTCGTCTGTGACTGCTACAGCAGTGTGAGCCACACCACATTTGATTTGCAAACACGCCTTCACTAGTTGACCACGCCCACATGTTTTTAAATAATGTTTCCCGCTCGCGCGTTTGTAAGTGCTTGTCAAAGGCCGGCTACAGGGCACCAGTGGAAACTTTGCTCCCCAAATATTCACGTGACCCCTATCTGTACGTCTGAGTCGTCCGGGGGTCAATTTCAGCGAATTGTGTCTCGTTCTGAGCAATGTTGTTGATTATGGTCTGAGTGCTTGCCAAACAGAAATAGCTCACAGTGCGAACGGTAGGGGCAGGACCGACGGTGTTAGAAAAACGGTCCCGGCAAAAATAACTCGCTGCCCACGCACTCAGCCTCAAGATCAAGCTGACACGCTGAtcataataacaacaacacgcGTTTCTGTTATGTAAAACATGAGCACGCTACCGGGACTGACTTCTACTAAAGAGAGAGAGGGTGCCATGAACGGCTTGGCGCTGAAGTCGCAGCATTGGCACGACTGTTGTTGCGAGTCACGGCAGAGTCCGAAGTCATGCACCCTCCAGGTAGTTGCTGCGCTGGTCATAATATTTACCCTTATCTTCGCATTCGTCGCCATGTTTTTCATCATGCGAAACGAAATCGCTACCATTCGTCTGGAGCTCCATGAGCTGTCTACTGATTTTCTGGACTTGAGGGAGAGGTGCGACACAGCTGACCTGACAGAGAGGCCGCGGCCGTTCTCTGTTGACCGTGACACTGCATTTGAACAGGTAGGTTTACGCCGCTTCTATCCTGCTAGTCAGTTGCTAGTAGCGGTACATGCAAACTGCTCATTTagaaattttatgaaaacaaaagtttcGACAAGCTCGAGACAATATCCTTTGTTCACATGCAAACGCAGTCCGGACAACAGAAAGGGCTCACTGCATGGGCCCTATTCAAACCATTGTTTCCGTGAGTGTGTTGCCTTGGAAACCTACGTTTCTAGGAATCTAAGGTGGCTGACCGAAGTATCATTTTGCCCTTAGCACGCGGAAAGGGAGAAGAATTTGGACGACGAAGACCTttgggaggtcaaaggttacgacCAGCAATCGCTGAACAAAGTGGACGGCCGCCAGAAGCGGGACGATGACGCAGATGCCGTACAGAGCGATGCCGCACCCGATAACGGAAGATGTGAGTAGCGTACATGGATATGGTAGGGACCACAGATGCAAGGACTCTATGTCTAACTCGTTTTACAAAGTGACAGCGATGTGCCAGATATCGGAAGAAGAAAAACACTAAGCAAATCATGAAAACTGTTCGTCGTTCAAACTTTTTGAATTCCCCCACACCGACCTCTGATACTGAAATTTAAAGTGTGGCAATCGCAGTGTGAGCTATACCCATGAAAATATGCACAAATCGAGCTACTTGGTTATTAGTCGTATAATTTTATGTACAGGTATAAGATTCATCTACCGAGCGCTATAACTCTAGAAAATACTTTCATTTTACAGCGACCAGGAGAAAGAACAGAGAAGAGAGACGACGAAAAGATAAAAAAGGTTGGTATTTATCACAAGgcacaaaatgaaaattgcaacgtAAAGTGAAACTACTACGTTCCCTCTCAGAGTTTACCTTGACATGCAAGAAGCATCTTAGAACAATGAAgtcgaattttgaaaatatgtttaattCTAGGTTGTTCCGTTTCTCTTTCGTTTTGGTTTACGTGGGCTGCTTGTATCGTGCAACGAAATCAATAGATACTATAGCAACTTGCAAAATAGTTTCAGAGCGTTCTGTAACTCATCAACGCGAGTGTTTACATCTACAGATTAAGTCGGTTGACGTTCGCTTtttcttttcttgattttgcaCCCTAAAGGCAAAAAGTGCAAACAAGGTTGTACAGGTATGTAGGCAAAGTTACACGATCTCGTCACATTATTTACATCTAGTGTTTGAGTTGTAAATCGTTTGCACCACAATCGAACTATTCGCATGCCATTAATCACACTTTAGCTCAATCTTTTCCATGCCTGTTAAAAGCGTGCTAGAGCGCTCTCTGTGAACAGGCACGATCAAAATAGATCGTTCAAGGCACTATTGTTAGTGTTTGCGCTTTCAGAACAAAGGCCTCTGAAAGACCGCATCACACTAATGCACCACATTGTTCATACGCAAGATCAAATAGAAGTGTGTTATTGCGCATGGTCAGACACTTGTCGGCATTGTCGCATAATTTAGTCGCTTTTGCTGTCAATGATTTATAAGTTCATCGTAAAACCGACCTTAACAAGTCAGCTTAGCTTTGTTGTCATTTTCTTATTATGCTCGATCGCTTTGCACCTTTCATCAATAAAGGCAAAAACTGCAAGCTCTAAAGCATCAATATAATGTACACTGTCGCTTTATCAACATCACTTTCTTCAAATAATATCACTTTGTACAATGCACGTTTGATTTCTGATCAAAGGATCTTTATCAAGCACTGTCATAACGTGTGAAAATGATCGTTGTGGAAGCACAGAATACGGATAGTTTTGCCTGAAAGCCATCCTTAATGCACTTAAACACGTATTACGAACACACTAGTTGCGCTGAAATCGCGTTGCTTGTTCTTTTGCTAGATTCACAATCAAAAACGTGTCGCGTTCAAGTTTTTACTCAGATTTAAGTCACGgttcgcgcctcgaaactgaaagacttaaacttttgcgacttttaaccattccctttcggaatcaataataacattttgagtagcagtgtaacattttgttctagagaaaaaaaatacccaatatttacagacacttgaaattgaaaatggtcgCAATCCCAGtggtaactctatggagaaaaaaaaatttcgattttcccAAAAGTAAGCTTGAAAAACTTGAATTActcatgaacttcaaaatgagcccctacaacttgaaatacattgtaaacaatGAGAGTCGGAACCTCTGTTTCCGAGGCGTATTctagcttaaccctttcaccaccatggtttgacccaaatccattgttttctatggtaaagttggacctgtatacagggaactgggggtgaaagggttaactctTACTGCAATAGTCAGTAGACAACTATATCTTGGAGTACCTTCTTAGACTCGTCCTAGTTACTGTGAAGTGATTCAGCCGcaaaggtcaaaacagaacaaaaaccgATTTTGAAGTAGCCATGGCAACAATTAAAAAATGCAACACGATGGCGTTATCGGCGATTCTTATGTAATATCATCAATAATAAAAAACGGAAAACGAATATTAGGTTTCgttttatttgttgttcacTGCATCttatttcattaatttaatCTTGGATTTTATCGTATAGTCGAGTTCCGTGTATTGAAACCTTGTACGTCTTTCTCAGAAGTCCATAGGTTTTTTTTCTCGGTATTATCTGCGTCAGTGATACTATTGTGACACGGGatagaatattttcatgtttcgtCAGCTTCAGTGTTTATGATACTATCTGTGGTACGTGGTGATGTGCGTGTACAGCCATTCCATTCTGAATTTTGCAGTAACAAAGAAGCGGAAACGTCATCGAAAAGGCGGCTGCAGGAAAAAGTGCAAACGAGGTCGGTTCAAAGACAGGTTCTTTCTAAAGCATGCAGGCTAACACTTGATAAATAGGATACTATGTCTTGCGTATGATCAAAGTGAAAGTACAAACAGCCTCGCATGAAGCTTGACTTTCGTCTCGAGTGAGACTTACTAACCgatgaatgtgtgtgaatgtcACTCGAACAAATCGCTTCCTGTACGAAACGTTCCCGCCAAAAAGTGCCTGAAACTGACGAGACTCGAGAGGCCGCGCAGTTCTATAAAATAAAAGGTTGACACATGCGCAAAGTGGTTGGCTGGCCCAGGTCACATACTGTAGTGTAATTGTagtgaccacagtccctctattcaCGTCAGTAGTGACGTTTCTCATCGGAGATAACAAGTTCGCTTTATCAGCACGTCAACGATGTGGATATTTTTTTCTCCGTCGTACACATCCCCCTGTTCAGTCAAATGAAGAGAAAACAATATGGAAACACAATCACAAGGATGTAAACCATGTCTCACGGCGAATGATATCCAGGTACTACGTTTACTGTGTGTGATCAGGGTATACTTGTTACCGGAACGATTAACTACAAACTCTTCCTATCGCGTAGACAACCGCCGAATATGCGATTAGGTGGTAGTGCATGATAACTTAGGTTCAATTACTCAGACTGCGCAGTAGATGCCGCAATACAGTCTGGATAAGCGATACTGCATGCTATCCCCGTGACTACATATTCGACCTGTAACCTCATATGTTTTTCTATCTTCATTTTTGTCTGCCACATGTTCACGTAGCTTCTCTTAGCTGTGTAAATCGCAAACAACCATCGCTGCACAAACAACCTTAAACATAAATAGGCAGTACTGTCGCTTAACATCTACGTTAGCaaattcaaaattatgaaaattatgaaGACTTGTTCGTTTAAGGACACCTCATATTTATTGAGCTGCTATGTTTATGCTAAGGTTCTCCTGGTCCCGCCGGACCGCCCGGTCCAGTGGGACCTCCTGGTCCCATGGGGGAAATTGGGAAAGCGGGTCCATCTGGCCTACCGGGAAGAGACGGAATTCCAGGGCCAGCGGGTGCGCAAGGGGCACCGGGCCTGCCGGGGCCGAAGGGAGACAAAGGTGACGTGGGAGAAAAAGGCAAGCTCTGGTTTGCTTTACTCTACACACTCATAGTTCAAACTTTTCACCGCTTGAATTTTGGCGGGAAGTTTGGTCGGAACTTTTAAACCAGGCTCCCAAGAATTCGTATTTCATTGAATTTCACGAAAATTTCATAACATGAACATGGTCAGTTTGTATGCCATGTTTTTTTACAGAGCACGAATACACAACAAAATTGTGTTGTTATAGCCGATAATTTGCACATCGCGTCAGTGTTGATCGTACTCCTACAAGTTAATCGCATGCCCGTCCAAAAAGAAATATCGGATACATTTATAATTTCgctttattcattttttcagGGCCCCCTGGCGAACCCGCCCCAAAGGTAAGCACAATAAAGGTTCATAATTTCCCAATGGCTAGGTTTGCTGCCGAgtaaattcaaatcaaacacTTTTTGTCTATTcgaagaaatttgaaattttatttttccgtcATTTTAATTAAGCCTAATATATAAAAGCTCAATCAAGTACACATTTGTCTCAGCCTTTGTCTGTTGTCTATCtgtacttatgtatgtatgtatgtatgtatgtatgtatgtatgtatgtatgtaagtatgtatgtatgtatgtatgtatgtatgtatgtatgtatgtatgtatgtatgcgtgtatgtatgtatgtatgtatgtatgcgtgtatgtctgtatgtatgtatgtctgtatgtatatcatATAATGTTATGCATGTTTGGCTAAGTGTATAAAGTACGTAAGCTTACATTCGCATGTACTTCACTCCACCTCACCGTAAATCCCTCGCAGGAAGTCCTGTCAATTATGTGCCTCGAAGTTGAAAatcgtaaacttttgctcaaacatcccctgggaaactctaaaccattctctttcgaaatcaagaataaaattttggtcaccgtgcaaatttttgtagtATTGAAACGATTTAACAGTACCTTAAATTTACGGAgacttgaaattcaagatggcggccatttctcTGTAAACTCTTATGgagacaaataaaattttcaaatttcacaaagtaAGCTGGTAAAAACTTTAATTACTCCTTGAACATCAAATGACCCCCACAAAGAGTTGAACAAAAAGTATTGTACAAGTTTGAGGGTCTGTATAtgtgtctccgaggcgcattttaccaCAAGTTTGGTTGCACAGTCAGACTCACTAAATCGACAATGAGTGACCAATTCTGTGGAGTCAGAGTCCGTCCGTACAATGATGTTCAAACATGTGCCGAATAAAGATGTCAGGTCAGTCACTGGCTGAAAAGGGGAATGGAAAAATAAGACCACAAGTAAGCCCATGTGTTCTGTCATTTGTTGGCGTTTCTTTTTGTGATGGAGTAAGCTGCAAAACATATTTGCCCTACATGTTTTTTGCATCGATTTTTGCTGGCTGTTTGTTGTTGTTCCATAATTCCCATACCGCTGCATTTCTTTCCATTCCCCATTATTAGTTTCTCGCCGCACACTTCCAAGGAGACAGCGAAGCAGCTGTCCATACTGGTCCAAGTAAGTTTCGAATCTTTTCTCCAGTTTTACTGATCATTTCATTCCTATGTGTCCGCCATTTTAGTTTGACGTCGCCGCGGCGCACTTCATCGGAGATTTCGATAAAGCCGTCCGGATGGGGAAAGGTACGTGTTTTTGAACTGTCACGAATGAACACATGCACATATATTTATTCCTTTGAAATGTCAGCTCCggtttgaaaaacaaacaaacaaacaaaacgtaTCTGATCTGTAACAAGATGGCGGTTTTGATCACGTGGCGACCAATGAGCTTCAGACTCTGGGGCACTCTACGTTCGATCCTCGGTACGCATGTAGAAACAGCTGCCAGCAATGTTTACCTTCAAATATCTCTTATTTGGCTTTACATTTCAGCCAGTATACCAAATAAAAGTTCTTAATGAGAGCTGATCAGGTCTTCAGGTCTTTGCCACTGCATGTGGTCGAGGGATAAAGGTCACTCATAAAGCggaacaaaattgaaattcgtGGTACAGGGAAATGAATTAATCACTTCCTCGAAAA
Above is a window of Ptychodera flava strain L36383 chromosome 19, AS_Pfla_20210202, whole genome shotgun sequence DNA encoding:
- the LOC139118874 gene encoding uncharacterized protein isoform X11, translated to MSTLPGLTSTKEREGAMNGLALKSQHWHDCCCESRQSPKSCTLQVVAALVIIFTLIFAFVAMFFIMRNEIATIRLELHELSTDFLDLRERCDTADLTERPRPFSVDRDTAFEQHAEREKNLDDEDLWEVKGYDQQSLNKVDGRQKRDDDADAVQSDAAPDNGRSTRRKNREERRRKDKKGKKCKQGCTVTKKRKRHRKGGCRKKCKRGSPGPAGPPGPVGPPGPMGEIGKAGPSGLPGRDGIPGPAGAQGAPGLPGPKGDKGDVGEKGPPGEPAPKFLAAHFQGDSEAAVHTGPSGEIHYWDYADWMKKPSYSWLQNKFVLDHQGNITIQDSGLYYIYSQVQYYDSFPFMGHTVLINDKVFLRCTESTVSDQRRFNSGYIAGVAYLEEDTKVSVRVSYDQRLIQLGPETTYVGLIKVA
- the LOC139118874 gene encoding ectodysplasin-A-like isoform X16 — protein: MSTLPGLTSTKEREGAMNGLALKSQHWHDCCCESRQSPKSCTLQVVAALVIIFTLIFAFVAMFFIMRNEIATIRLELHELSTDFLDLRERCDTADLTERPRPFSVDRDTAFEQHAEREKNLDDEDLWEVKGYDQQSLNKVDGRQKRDDDADAVQSDAAPDNGRSTRRKNREERRRKDKKGKKCKQGCTGSPGPAGPPGPVGPPGPMGEIGKAGPSGLPGRDGIPGPAGAQGAPGLPGPKGDKGDVGEKGPPGEPAPKFLAAHFQGDSEAAVHTGPRNPRQYGEVTVGRGGEIHYWDYADWMKKPSYSWLQNKFVLDHQGNITIQDSGLYYIYSQVQYYDSFPFMGHTVLINDKVFLRCTESTVSDQRRFNSGYIAGVAYLEEDTKVSVRVSYDQRLIQLGPETTYVGLIKVA
- the LOC139118874 gene encoding ectodysplasin-A-like isoform X19; this encodes MSTLPGLTSTKEREGAMNGLALKSQHWHDCCCESRQSPKSCTLQVVAALVIIFTLIFAFVAMFFIMRNEIATIRLELHELSTDFLDLRERCDTADLTERPRPFSVDRDTAFEQHAEREKNLDDEDLWEVKGYDQQSLNKVDGRQKRDDDADAVQSDAAPDNGRSTRRKNREERRRKDKKGSPGPAGPPGPVGPPGPMGEIGKAGPSGLPGRDGIPGPAGAQGAPGLPGPKGDKGDVGEKGPPGEPAPKFLAAHFQGDSEAAVHTGPRNPRQYGEVTVGRGGEIHYWDYADWMKKPSYSWLQNKFVLDHQGNITIQDSGLYYIYSQITFLDANAFVGHSVHIGDYRFLRCKLFRDFKVPLIIQQYHTCHVSGIAQVESGQKVYVRLSHSELKVDIQSDSSYIGLYRLR
- the LOC139118874 gene encoding protein eiger-like isoform X27; the encoded protein is MSTLPGLTSTKEREGAMNGLALKSQHWHDCCCESRQSPKSCTLQVVAALVIIFTLIFAFVAMFFIMRNEIATIRLELHELSTDFLDLRERCDTADLTERPRPFSVDRDTAFEQHAEREKNLDDEDLWEVKGYDQQSLNKVDGRQKRDDDADAVQSDAAPDNGRSTRRKNREERRRKDKKGKKCKQGCTGPPGEPAPKFLAAHFQGDSEAAVHTGPRNPRQYGEVTVGRGGEIHYWDYADWMKKPSYSWLQNKFVLDHQGNITIQDSGLYYIYSQITFLDANAFVGHSVHIGDYRFLRCKLFRDFKVPLIIQQYHTCHVSGIAQVESGQKVYVRLSHSELKVDIQSDSSYIGLYRLR
- the LOC139118874 gene encoding protein eiger-like isoform X26, which translates into the protein MSTLPGLTSTKEREGAMNGLALKSQHWHDCCCESRQSPKSCTLQVVAALVIIFTLIFAFVAMFFIMRNEIATIRLELHELSTDFLDLRERCDTADLTERPRPFSVDRDTAFEQHAEREKNLDDEDLWEVKGYDQQSLNKVDGRQKRDDDADAVQSDAAPDNGRSTRRKNREERRRKDKKGKKCKQGCTGPPGEPAPKFDVAAAHFIGDFDKAVRMGKGNPRQYGEVTVGRGGEIHYWDYADWMKKPSYSWLQNKFVLDHQGNITIQDSGLYYIYSQITFLDANAFVGHSVHIGDYRFLRCKLFRDFKVPLIIQQYHTCHVSGIAQVESGQKVYVRLSHSELKVDIQSDSSYIGLYRLR
- the LOC139118874 gene encoding ectodysplasin-A-like isoform X21; protein product: MSTLPGLTSTKEREGAMNGLALKSQHWHDCCCESRQSPKSCTLQVVAALVIIFTLIFAFVAMFFIMRNEIATIRLELHELSTDFLDLRERCDTADLTERPRPFSVDRDTAFEQHAEREKNLDDEDLWEVKGYDQQSLNKVDGRQKRDDDADAVQSDAAPDNGRSTRRKNREERRRKDKKGKKCKQGCTGSPGPAGPPGPVGPPGPMGEIGKAGPSGLPGRDGIPGPAGAQGAPGLPGPKGDKGDVGEKGPPGEPAPKFLAAHFQGDSEAAVHTGPSGEIHYWDYADWMKKPSYSWLQNKFVLDHQGNITIQDSGLYYIYSQITFLDANAFVGHSVHIGDYRFLRCKLFRDFKVPLIIQQYHTCHVSGIAQVESGQKVYVRLSHSELKVDIQSDSSYIGLYRLR
- the LOC139118874 gene encoding protein eiger-like isoform X31 — protein: MSTLPGLTSTKEREGAMNGLALKSQHWHDCCCESRQSPKSCTLQVVAALVIIFTLIFAFVAMFFIMRNEIATIRLELHELSTDFLDLRERCDTADLTERPRPFSVDRDTAFEQHAEREKNLDDEDLWEVKGYDQQSLNKVDGRQKRDDDADAVQSDAAPDNGRSTRRKNREERRRKDKKGKKCKQGCTGPPGEPAPKFLAAHFQGDSEAAVHTGPRNPRQYGEVTVGRGGEIHYWDYADWMKKPSYSWLQNKFVLDHQGNITIQDSGLYYIYSQVLYYDPSTFMGHAIYVNADKFVSCTKTTPRPDAKYNTCHTGAVTQLDGGSRVSVRIIYANRVINMHADSSYVGLVKLA